DNA from Sorex araneus isolate mSorAra2 chromosome 6, mSorAra2.pri, whole genome shotgun sequence:
AGAGAAGGACAAGGACAGTGGCCAGGGTCTCAGTTTCCTCTTGTCATGGGCAGCTCTGATGTGGCACTTCctgtctttcccttccttttctcccatCTAGAGTTTTGGCCTGCAGTTTCCAGGAGCAACTGGTTCTCTGTGGCTTTCCCTGACATGCACCCCACTCTCCCCAGAAGTGTTGTCCTTGACTGTGAGGTTCAGCAGCACTGACCTATTCATCCACTGTGGAACGCAGGGACAAGGAGTGGCTGTGGCCCTCAGCACTCCACACAGCATGAGAGAGAAGGCAAGTGAAAGGCTTAAACCAATTGTAAATACAGATTTTTCTGAGGAGCAAGTTTGGTTATACATAACTTTTGTCAAATGACTAGACAGAACCTACATTTGAGcacaaatatttcatttgaattcACATATTTGTTACATGAAAAATGACTTGATGGGAAATTctgtaattcatttttttaaaaatctttttggtgttggggtcaaacccagctataatcagggcttactcctggctctgtgctcagggattactcctggcatagctTAGGGGACTATCCATGGCACTGGAGataacccagattggctgtgtagAAGGCAAATAATgacctgcccattgtactatctctctgggccctcatcaatattttttaaagtcacacaAATCTTCCCTCCACGTAACTgccagagtgacaatacagcgggtagggcgtttgccttgcacgcagccaacccgagttcgattcctccgtccctctcggagagcccagcaagctaccaggagtatcccacccgcacggcggagcctggcaagctacctgtggcgtattcaatatgccaaaaacagtaacaacaagtctcacaatggagatattactggtgcctgctcaagcaaatcgatgaacaatgggacgacagtgacagtgacagtgtcagagtGACcacaagcagagtcaggagtagctcccaaaGAAGCCTGACTCTGAAAAGTGGATGGGAAGGGCAGAGGAGTGAGGCCAGGCTGGCTCTATACCTGAGGCCCCCGGGCAGCCCTGGGCTTGCTTCTGTGTTCCAGGGCAAACacattcctctttccctccagcTGATGTCTATAATTCAACACACTGGATTGTCCTAAACagagtattttctttcttgttgcaGGTTGACTGTGTAgttcagacacacacatgtgtgtgcaacACATacttttgtggcttttttttcccccagggggCCAAGAACTTCATAgagtgctctaccactgtgccccagtcccaacccccacgcccccacgccccaAATAGTCCTGTGTTGAAGTGCTAATTCCAAATACATTTGAATGCGATCTTATTTGGGAATAGGGTCACTGCATATGCAATTCCTTAATACAAGGCCATACTGAGTATGACTGAGTTGCTTGGGCCCCTGACCCCAATAACTGATGTCTGGATCAAAAAGGggaaacttggggccagagagatagtatagtgagtaaggcacttgccttgtacatgtctgACCTCTGGcctatccctgacaccatatatggtcccgtccccacccccagcaccatcaggagtgatccctgagcagagccaggagtaaagaaCACCAGGTGAAGATGAGACAGAGGCCAGGGTAATCTATAAGCCTAGGAACAACAAAGAGTGCCAGCAAACCACCAGAAACTCGGAAAGGTACATGGGACAGGTTTTCCTTCACATACCTCAGAAAGAAGCCACCCGGCTAGCCTTGGGACTCATAGTCTCCAGAACCAAGAGGTTAATAGTTTGCTGTCCTGTAGGCCACTCGGCTTGTTCTTGTTACACATCCCTAGCCCACAGGCAAACTCAAtgatactgcatttttttttttttgctttttgggtcacacccagcaatgctcaggggttactcctggctttgcactcaggaattactcctggcagtgcttgggggacaatatgggatgccagggattgaacccgggtcggccgcgtgcaaggcaaacgccctacccactgtgctatcgctccggccccaatgatACTGCATGGTTGCTCCTACCTTCTGACCCCAGAAGATCTGTGCTTAGCCAAGACACCTGCCAAGGCACACTGGATATAAGAGGGACCCTCAGAGGAGTGTGCAGGGATGTACGGGGTGTTAGGGACTCACCTCTGGAGCGGCCTTTATTTGAGCTGGGTAATAAAAGCCATCCGGCTCCCTCTGTGCCAAGACCCGTGTGTCAGTGACATCTCCAGCTCTTCCCTGCCACGCTGGGTTCGCCATGTGGAGACAGGGGTGATAGGATGTATCCCTGGGGAGAACAGGATTAGAGGGCGGGGAAAACGAGTCCTACAATCCTCAGGAAGCAGGTCTCGCCATGGGAGCTGAGCAGCACCCCTGCACATGGATGTTGTTCACAGGCATGTGGAACAGACAGCACAGCCTCCAAGTTCTGGTGAGAGCAGCCTTCGGGAGGCTGGGAGAGGGAACGGACCTTTTACTTCTAGGTCGTCAAAAGAATGATGCGCCTGAACAGAGTTAAGTTGATGAACGCCGCGTCTGAGGCCAGGCAGCAGGCAGGGAAAGAGGACCAAGTGGTGTTGTGTGGGACTGGGGACGAGGCGTGAGGCATGAGTGGTATTGGCTCAAGGCGCGGCAGGGCCAGAGGGCAGAGGAAGTGCTTGGGCAGGGGAAGCGCAAAGGGGCTGACTAAAGAACGATGGCACAGGAAAGGGAGAAGCTAGTTCTGGGGAAGTGCGTGGGCAGGGCCGAGCCAGAGGGACTGCTAAGTCAGAGTTTGCGTATCTGAAGCGGCTGTTTCCTGCAGGAGGCAAACCTTGATAGAAGGCTGCTCAGGTCTGGCTTTGAATGAGGTACGCCCGACGAGTGCACCAAGAATGGGAGCCTGGGAACTGGCACATCCCTGGGCAGAACGAACTGAGGAGCTGAGTCCCCAAGATACACAGATCGTATGGGCTTCCAGGCTCAGGCTGCGGGTCCTGGTTCCTTCCCCCACTGGCTCTCACACTTGTTGGCAGAAACTCAAACGTATCATGTGGTTCTGGGGCAGTTCATAGCTGCCAGTAAAAGAAGCTAGAAACTCCTTTGCTGGGGAGAGACCTATCTACCTTATACTTGTCAATCCTGAAATCTGCCACTCTAAGGGGAGTGCGACAAAAGTCAGGTGAACCTTGATGTCACAGGGCGTTCCCTTTAGCTTGGCGTCCCCAGGAAGGAACCCTCGCAGCCTCCCCAGACGCCTCTTTCCCTCCCAGGACCTGTACCTGGCGAGGGGACTGTGTCCGCTGAGCCAGGGCGCTCGCAGGGCAAAAGGGCAGGTGAAGGAGAAGGCCCAGGGAGGAGCAGCACCAGTCCAGGCCGGGGCCTTCAGGGTTGTGGCCACGCTGCAGTACTTGGGTAAAGGCATCTCAGACCTTGAGGAAGATTCCATGGCCTTGGAGAAAGCGCCTGGGAACAAACCCATCTGTTACCGCGCCGCCGCACAACAGCCCAGCAGAGGGCGCTGTGCCGCCGTccgcgccgcccggccccgccccaccgGCGGCCCCGTTGTGCAGGGGGACCTCGGGCAgctcagctcagggctgggggcgtCGACGGGTCCAGAACGAGGACGAGAGCTATGCGCTTCGACAGCTCCAGCCTTGCACCCTTCCTCCCAGCCTGCTGGCTGCTGCGtgctcccttcctctctgttCTTCGGTTAGGCTCCGTTGGTAAAATATGGGACCCCCGTACCTGGCTCATCCTCCCCTATAGCAGGGACCCAGAGGGTGGAAGGACCCAGGTTCCTTTCACTCAGCCCTAAACCCGGGTAAACTGGCCCCGATCCCGAAGTCCACCCTGCCCTCCCAAGCCGGTGgccgggagaggagggaggggtggcGGCCTCCGTGGACCTGTTGTTTCAGAGGTGGCAGCATCCACGTGTGCTGTCCCCGCCCGCCCGAGCCCACTCAGTGTCCCTGCCTGCCCGTGTCACAGGGCTGACCCCCAGGGGGACTTACCCGCAGCCTTTCCTGCAGCCTCAGCCCGACCCTGCTGACAGTTGGGGCTCCAGGCCGCGGGCCCAACCGACTCCCCGACTCCCCGTTGCCAAGCAGGTTACCATGGATGCGGGGACGCTGCGGGCCCAGCGAGGGAGACTGAGCATGTGCAAAGGGGTGGGGCGGAGGCGACCTCAAAGTCGGGTGTGGGCTGGGGGCGGTTGGGGTTCTCCAAATACAAGGGTATGGGTTAGCTTCCACGTGGGCAAGCTGGAGGCTTGGGTGCGGGCAGAGTCTGCAAGATTGAATTTGACCACAGTTTGAACAGAATCACCCAAAGGTGTGGACACGTTTGTGTTCACAGGCTGGGATGGCTCTGCTAAGAGCACAGGTGAGGTGACCCCCTGCGGTATTGAAGGGTCACTggtcagtagagacaagggtcaggaggattactccatggtTCAGAAGTCTGCCTCAgctgctgggagagaaggcagttggggtagagaagggatcactaagtcaatgacagtTGAAGGGatagctctggatgggagatatgtgctgaaagtagaccaaacatgatggcctctcagtatctgcattgcaaaccatagtgcccaagagtagagagagagtaagaaggaaggtgcctctgtttacaatagccagaatctggggggaaaaaaacccaaaaaacttgcccgagaacagattaaagaaactttggtacatctacacaatggaatactatgcagctgttagaaaagatgaagtcataaaatttgcatataggtggatcaacatggaaagtatgttaagtgaaatgagtcagaaagagagggatagacatagaaagattgcactcatttgtggaatataaagtaacagaatgggagactaacacctaagaacagtagagataagaatcaggattactccacagcttagaagctggcctcgcatgctgggggaaaaggcagctcagatagagaagggaccaccaagtaaagggtgctaggagggcccgttagggatggaagatgtgggctgaaaggagactatagaccaaacatgatgatcacttaatacctttactgcaaaccacaacacccaaaaggagagagagagcaaaagggaatgccctgccacagaggtggggtggggtggggggagggtgcggtgggggtggggggagggatgctggaaccttTGGTGGTgcaaaatgcgcactggtggagggatgggcactcaaccattgtatcaaatgcaagcacaaaagtttgtaagtctgtaactatacctcacagtgattcactaataaataatttaaaatataaatacatacattaaaaaaaataaggaaggtgcctgccatagagtgagggagggttgggaaggtgtgagggatactggggaaataggtggtggagaatgtgcactggtggaggaatgggtgttttatCGTTGTATgtctgaaagtcaatcatgaaagtttagtaactgtatctcatggttattcaactTAAAATGGGGGGAGGGTCACTGGTGACCAAAGGAATCGAACCACAGTCTAGATTCGGATCCTCTTTGAACCAATTCAAGGGAGGAGCCATAGGAAGCGTCTGTCGGCCCTTGAGCACCAGTGTGGCAGGACCGGGTTGGATGGAGACCACCATTGTGGGCGTCTGTCCTACTCTTCTGGTTGCTGTTTGTTTGTGGATCCATGTGGTTAGCAGAGACTAACAGCACCGGGGGTGGAATGCATGTCAGTCAGCACATTCCATTGCTCTGACCACAGGCGTGGGCTTGTTACCAAGCGTCTCCACTGGGAAGGAATCTCCTGGCTATGTTGGGAGCGCAGGGTTCTagacttttctttccctcctagGGTCAGATAAGAAAGCCCAAATTCTGGGAGCCTTCGGGGAATACCGAAATTATTTCCACAGAGAGACAAACTTCGACTAAGAAAACAGGTTCTTGTTGACAGAACTGAACACTGCCTGAAGGAAGGCCTATTGCTGGTAGCTCGAGTCATGTGAACCCAAATTTCTCTTTCTCATACGAGGCATCTTAGCTGAGCAGAGCTTGCGGTCAGGAGAATTCATGTTGTCTGAGATCACATACCCATTTGTACAGAGCCCaagaaagaccaaaaaaatcTTTAGTTGTGAGAAAAGTGTTCTGGAATAACATAGGCAAGATTTCAATGGtgaagaggggaaagaaagactATTCCAAGGCTAGGTAGGAAGAAGTAAGGGGGAAAGATGCACTTGCAAGACTAATTTTCAGGGGCAGAGGTGATAATAGGGTGTTATGGGGAAAATCTAAGCTGTAGATATTGAAAAGAAGGCAGATTGGTGGGAACCTGGGAAGCCACAGAGACATATGTATGCAAATGGGATGGTCATCAAGTATTTGAGCAGCAAAAATTACAGGGTTGGAATATGAAAATAATTGTATTGACTGACACAGCTGGGTGCTTGAATATAGGACGAATAAGACTGTCCCTTTTCAAAGAGCCTACAGTGTAATGAAGAGGGGAGAGATAGGcaagaaataattcaaaattttaaaaagtcttccacagattctggagcaatagtacagtgggagggcatttgccttgcatgaagccaacttgggttcgatccctggcatcccatatggttcccggagcaccaccaggagtaattcctaagtgcagagccagaagtaacccctgagtatcactgggtatgacccaaaaagaaaagggtcTTCCCTTAGAGGGGAGGACTTCACAGAGAGATGGAAATAAGCATGAAGAGCACAAGCCCTGACTGACCTTGGTGGCAGGTGAAACCTGGAGTTAGGTCAGAGGAAGGCTAATGCTATCAAGGATTAAaagtggggctggatcgatagcacagcggggagcgtgtttgccttgcacacagcagatccaggttcgattcccagcatctcatatggtcccccgagcacctccaggagtaattcctgagtgcatgagccaggagtaacccctgtgcattgctgggtgtgacccaaaaagcaaaaaaaaaaaaaaaaaattaaaaagaaaaaagaaaaaaagaagtggagcTGGTTTGGAGGCCCCAGCAAGATAGGGAGTAGGGGCCGTCTTGACCAGAAAGGAAGAGGAACTCAAGGGGCAAAGATAGATGACAGGCACAGATAAAGGTTTTGGGTACGTCTTACTCTCATCATACTTCTCTAGGGTAATTTGCTGTTTCTACTCTTGGCATGTAGCCAATAggctgtgaaaaaaattaaaacctgttTCCCTAAAATCCCAGCTCCTACTTCTGGAGAAAAGACAACAGAGTCATAGATTAAAGCACTGATTCACCAAGTGAGCAGTACTTACAGGCCATACTTTACTTTTGTGAAACTGGTAACATCTAAGAAGGGCAAGGTGTGTACTCCTGCTCCCCAAAAGTCTTTTTATCATAccccccagtgctcagagcttactcctgactctgtgctcagagacaactCCTAcctgtgctcaagagaccacgtgcagtgcaggggattaaactGGGCGTGGCTGCATGCCGGGAAAGTGTCTcacccactctactctctctccggccccttaggGCCCTACGATTCTTGAAAGAAGTTACCAAAGCTTATGAAGCATCTTCTCAATCTATATAAAATCATGTTTCAATGCATCAGAGACCTAGGTAAGAAATAGCGTAGGTTAGCCTTTGATCTTCTACAAGCTCACACAGAAATCACATTTAGGAAAAACTATTGAATATGCTGTAGAGACCCCatttttgtggtggggggggaTTTTATTCAGAAACTCTGAATCAAATGATTCTAAAAATAGGGTCTGTGTGACGACTGGTGTTGACCACGCTGGTGGGAGATTTCCCAGGATTATTCTTGGTCTCGGTCTCTTTAGGGTACAGAAGCGACTGCAGGTAATTGATGTATTTGATGGCGGCTCTGAGGGTTTCCACCTTGCTCAGTCGCTTCTCCAGATACTCCTCTGGCAGATGGTGTCGGAGCTGGGCGTAGCCTTCGTTGACGCACTTCACCCGCTGCCTCTCCCGCTCGTTCCTTTTCCGGATGAAGGCTGGCCCGTAGGAGTAGTCGCACCTTCTGTAACTCGGGTACGGCATCGGGAATGGGTAGGGGCACTGGTCACCGTAACTGTCCATGATCAGGGAATCGCTGGGGAAGGACAGCAGCGGCAGCTCTTCAGAGTAGGGGCTTGGCACTGGGGCCTCGGGGTACAGGTGGAAAGTGACCATGGGGTCCAGATAGAAGGACCTGGTCAGGGGCAAGTGGGCCGAATCAGAGAAGACAGACAGTTTGTCTGGCAGAGTCGAGTAACTTCTATTGTCCATTTCCTCCGTGGCCTGGAAACAGAACCAAGTTTATTTGTTTGGCCAGATCGAAAGAATATGGCTGTCTCTGACTTTCTCAgagatcagtgtgtgtgtgtgtgtgtgtgtgtgtgtgtgtgtgtgtgtgtgtgtgtgtgtgtgtgtgtgtgtgtgtgtttgattgggtgggagcagggggagtCCCCAGACAGTGCTGGATGCAAGGAGGCAGTGGAATCCACGCTCAGTGATGCTCGGACTGGCAATCAGGGACCATCAAGGCTACCCCCCACAGTAGTCCAGAAGGCACGCAGTTTGAGGGATCACGCTCAaggcctcatgcatgccaggcatgagCCTCAGCCCTTTGTGCAAGCTTCCCAGGCCCcacatttgttgtttttttttttcttttttggtcacacccagcagtgcacaagggttactcctagctctgtactcaggaattactcctggtggtgctcagggaccatatgggatgctgggaatcgaacctgggtctgccgcatgcaaggcaaatgccctacctgctgtgctattgctccagcccctgctccccaacATTAGTGTTTGAAAGATTGTTCTGCTTtgaagagtaatttctgagctcattCAGAAAGCTGGATGGGTCCAACAGTCCAACATTCTGTGAATAGTAACAGGGAGCCTCATATACATGGAATTCCCTTGTGAGAAAGGGATTCCATTTGTTGGGACTACACGGAGAAATCTTAAGTCTGGCTTAATGTCTTCAGTTCAGGGACATTTTCTAACCTCCCTTGAAGGAGGTCTTCAAGTATGAAGttagaatttaataaaattcccagggctggagtgttaATAAaacttctagggctggagcagtgggcagggcccttgtgccttgcacgcggctgacctgtgttctgtccccagcattccatattgtcccctgagcatcagcaagagtaattccaggagttacccctggacaccactgagtgtgaccccaaaacaaacaaaaaaattgctgAATATTGCTATGTTTTGTGAATTGTACCGAGGTCATGTTTACCCATAAAGATATACAgctcttttaaaaactgaatctattggagaaataaaacaaaggggaattaatttagagaaatatgagaagTGACTAACAGAACTGGCGGAACATGGAGATCATGAGGGTGTATGCAAATAGAAAGGTTTGGGAAACCTGAAACACCACAAGATTCAAATGTGTGTTGGAGAAATGTTAATGATCATACAGTAGCACAGACAGAGCCTTCTTGAACAGTACCTGATAcgccaaaacagaaaacaaatatcaGGAAGGAGtctgatcacacccagtggtgctcaggggctactcctggctcgtgcttAGGAGTAGGGGGTTGGGAGAGGTctcgagggggtggggggaagattaAACGAAGGtgggtcatatgcaaagcaagctcattaaccactgtattacctctctaaCCCATAGAAATGAGCCTTTTGTCCTTAAAAATTTGTTaggattttggggctggagtgatagcacagtgggtaaggcgtttgccttggacgactggggttttaatcccagcatctcatatggtcccctgagcactgccagggataattcctgagtgcatgagccaggagtgacccttgtgcatcacagggtgtgacccaaaaagaaaaaaaattgttaggatttttaaaaaagagaaacttcTCTAACACTTAAAAGCCAATTTACAGGGGCCAGAAATAGCTCCAAAGGCAAACCCACTGGGCTTTTCATGCAGAAATCAGACCAATtttctgagcactgtagggtatcCTAACCActcaccccaaataaaaattaaagcacataGTTTTAGAATTTCAAACATATTAACTTAACCTGCATTAagattctctctcattttctcttaatttttgtattttttctttctttttattgagatGAGTTTGCAaaatggtatatatatacatatatattttttattttatttttgggtcacacccggcgatgcacaggggttactcctggctttgcactcaggaattactcctggcagtgctcagggaaccatatgggatgctgggaatcgaacttgggtcggctgcgtgcaagacaaatgccctacctgctgtgctgtcactccagtccccagaatgGTATATATTTTAAGGTACAATTTCACACCTTTTCAAAATATCTTATCCTACCCGCCACCAAAGTTCCAGGATTGTTCCTCAAAAATGAAGTAAGTATATTTTCCAAGATGTTCCACATCAACACATTTCCTTTTTCTACATCCACCTGACTCAACCCAGCACTATTTTTCACCTTTCAGTCTAATATGATCGTCACCTCAGATTTTCAGGGAAACTACAATTTCCAGTTAAGGGAAAGCAAGGTAGTACTTTAGAAAAAGAACACTTTTCCTGTAGTACTAACCTTGgtttatgaaacaaaattttcagTTATGACTTTTTCCCCATCTTAGCTGTGCATCCATAGATGTTTCTTAACTTCTCTGACCTCCAGTTTCTCTCTGTGACTAAATGAGTACAATACTGCAGAGTGATTGGATTAAAGGGggaacattaaaatgaaaacaaactaaaaatgaatGCACCAGTTATTagtacttttctgttttctttaacaGATAGATATTTGGGCAGTATTCATCTCTCAACTGCACCTTATAGAAAACCTCACATTTTCTCTAAAACTGGAAATCAGAACAGTGAGAGGGTAGAATATATTTAAACAGAACAGGAAAAGCAACATGAAATGCCCACTGTGACCCCCCAGAAAAATTACTTTCTCCtctgacaaaacaaaacaaaacaaaaccaacaaccaaaAACAGCTCTAACATTTATGagaaaattagtgaatcactgaacTTTAAGTCTCAAGGAAAAGCCTGGCTACAAGGCTTCTATCTTAGCTGCAACACAGACTTTGTTTTTGTGATGATAGAAAAGGCAGCAGCAGGGAAGGGTGTGCAGTGAGAAGAGAGGGCTGGAAGGGTTATGAGGAGTcacagaggagaaggaagaaactgGAAAAGGAGCAAATGCCAGGAAAGAAGTTCATCCTAataagggggtgggggatgagataAGTGCAATTGGTCCAATTAAAAATCATAACAGAGGCACAGGAAATGAAAGATTCCAAATTACTGACCCAAATGGCCTAAAATAACtaacataaaactaaaaaaatctcTGGAAGCTGAAAACCTCGCCAAGATGCTGTCAAAAGAAAAAGGCTAAAAGTTGCTGAGAAAAGAGTCAGGAAATTCCCAAGCCAGGAATTCTAGAGGGTAAAGGGCATTTTTAGGGTGAAAACTACAAAAGTGGCACTTTGGGTATGGAACCATAGTACTCCAGTTCTGGCCACATCAGCTCTTCTCCAGCCTATCGCTCACCACTCTGAAGAGAACTCCCATGGCAGATATCATTAAAACCAACCGCACACACTGTTAGGTATGGGAATAGCCTGATGATTTGTATATGATCTTAAACTTTGATCCGGATGAAATCTCAGTAATTTGAGCTTGCCATGGGTAATTAAAAGGCTTTAATAAAACATAGGAAATAATTCTTGGGAATTATTCTCAGAAAATGTATAAGCACACTTTTTAGGAAGAGAAACTGGTATCTCTGGAGAGCCACCAATGTTTTTTATCTATTAGGCATTTCTAATAGGTTCACCTACCATTCATATAGGATCATCACGTGTTCAGTAGTAGCCATGTCACCACAACAGAAGGGGAGAGTGAAAACTGCAGTAATGAAGTGGGTCAAAATTGGAAacctcgggctggagagatagtacagtgggtaggacgtttgccttgcactcggccaacccgggttcaattcccagcatcccatatggtctcccgagcaccgccaggagtaattcctgagtgcagacccagggataaaccctgtgcattgccgggtgtgacccaaaaagagaaaaaaaaatcagaaacctaGGAagtctggctgtggtgctcaaaATTGAGGACGTGGTTTTCAGATCAAGCAAGTGCACCCTTAAAGCCCAGCCCTGTGGGGCCAGTTACATGCACGCTTGGTTAATGCTTCTATCTTGGGAAGACTTCAGGTTTCTGGATTTCAGCTCTTCTGGGAAATAAATGATGATTTTTACCTTAATGATAAAATCCTAAGAGATTCCAGATACTCTGCCAACTACAAACAATTCAACTTTCAGGGATGCCAGCGATTCGATACTgcatgtaaaaaacaaaaagccgCAACTGCACCCATGGTGATTGCAAGAGAAAATGTTAGGGCTGAAAAGGACCTTAGAAACCCAAATATTCAATCCCGCATAAAATATGCCTGAGCAAGGTCGTAGAGCTCACAAGAGAGCACAGGCCAGACCCCAGTTCTCTGACTTCTAAACCTAAGCCATTTTGCCACTCCTCCAGATGATTAAATCACCTACAGTGCTCAATCATTTAGTCTATGGATGTATTTGATAGTTTAAGACAATGAAACAATCTAGTAACTCACAAAGTGCATTATCAGCTTGATTagtgattttcttaaaaaaaatcatcttaatCTAACCCATGGGTCACCCTGGAGAAGTCTCTTACCTGAATTTTACAGTCAAGATGCTGTATTTTGGGCTGGGTCAGACAATGTGATTTATAGGTGATCATTTAGTAACAATATGCAAAGCAGCTTACAGTTAAACAGAACTGCATAGTTCTGGTTTAGCTGTGTTTTTTCCCCCTACCTAATAGATATGACAACACATAACAATACTAAATAGAAAGGCTTGCTTACAAAACTCAACTCTTGTaacaaatttttctataaaaggaAGACTCCCTGATATTCACTTAGATCATgtcattttataacaaaattattcatgaaaacTGTCTTTAAGTTCAGTCTTAAAATGTACTGATCTCGTCGATAGTTAAGTAGATTAAGGGCAGAATTGAGAAGGTTAACGTAAAcctacattacaaaaaaaaaaaattaacctaccTAGGActtgagagacagtgcagggtttaagacacttgccttgcaacagAAGACACTGGTATCCCCAGTGGtctctcgagcaccaccaggagtgatctctgcgcGGTTCatgactaagccttgagcactttgGTATCACCCTcccaaatcaataaaacaaataacatttaaatgcctgtcactgtcactgtcaccccattgctcaccgatttgcttgaacaggcaccagtaacatctccattgtaacacttgttgttactgtttttggcatatcgaatatgccacggggagcttgccaggctttggtgtgtgggtgggatactctcagtagcttgctgggttctcttaagagggatggag
Protein-coding regions in this window:
- the ASCL3 gene encoding achaete-scute homolog 3, which encodes MDNRSYSTLPDKLSVFSDSAHLPLTRSFYLDPMVTFHLYPEAPVPSPYSEELPLLSFPSDSLIMDSYGDQCPYPFPMPYPSYRRCDYSYGPAFIRKRNERERQRVKCVNEGYAQLRHHLPEEYLEKRLSKVETLRAAIKYINYLQSLLYPKETETKNNPGKSPTSVVNTSRHTDPIFRII